From the Candidatus Izemoplasmatales bacterium genome, the window CACGCAGGAGATCGCGGGTTCAAATCCCGTCGGGACCGCCATATGATGGTCCGGTAGCTCAGTTGGTAGAGCAATGGACTGAAAATCCATGTGTCGCCAGTTCAATTCTGGCCTGGACCACCATCATACCTACAACGAAGCCCTGAGAGGGGCTTTTTTGTTCTAGAAAACAACCATATAGAAAATGTCGTCGCGACACACAGAGAAGAAAGGATGAAATCGTCATAAGTGACATTTTTGAGGATTCAATTATGATATAATGTATTCATTATTACGACGCGCGAGGTGCCGATTGATGATAATCGATGACGAAATCTATAAAGAATATGATTCGATTTTGGGAATGAGATCGTGAGAATTGTTCATGGCGAAATGGAAAAACAACCTGTTGTCGAACGCGACGCTGTCTTGACGGATGACGACCTTCGATATCGAAACGTCGAAAAGGGGGATTTTTCCAAGTGCAGCCTCGTATCCAAGTCAGAACGCAGAAGATTGACATTCTTAATCTATGTACCAGCAATATTTTTTTTGGTTAATGCGGGATTTGCCATTGCGTGGAGCCTGCTATTCTCACACGGATGGTTGGCAGGGTTTGGGGTGGTTCTATTCCTCATAGTATTATTATTTCTGCCCTTGATTTTAATCATACCTGATCGAGAGTATTTGAAGAAATGTGTTTCCATTCTTGATGCTGATTTCTTTCGCTATCGGGATCGAATGTATATGAAGCAATGGAAAGGACCCGTGACTCTCCAGATACCGATAGCGACATGGCAGGAGGAGTTCGCAAAAAGGAAAGAGTTCGTGGATAGCGTGCTGAAGAAACGCAAAAGATGGTCATACATGCTTTTGCGTGGGGTTGTATGGAATTTTGACTATACCTTTCTGTTTTGCTTTGGCGAGATTCCGTCAAAGGAAACATTAATCCACATAGCGGATCGGGAAAGAGTCAATATTATATTGTGTTTCCGCGAAATCGGCAGGCAATCCGATCAAAATGCTGCAATTGAGGAATGCTTGATGGAGTATCAGATTAATGAGGTAGATGGGATTCGCTTTAGAATAGCATATATCGGTTTAGATCTAGAGGCAAATGCCATCATCAACCGTCCCCGCGTGGTACTCATGTTAACGGACGAAGCCTTCGTGCGATCGTATCATTTACCTTTGAGTGAAAGCGTCGTCATCGATTATTCTGTTGAGATGTACGAATTCATTATGAAGTTTTGCTTTAATTACGTGGAGAAATCAAATTGAACAGAATGATATGCTGCAAGTGAGTCATTGGATTATCTGTATTTGTAGAAGATAGATATTAGAAGAGCATTTCTTGATCATCAGTATTTCTAGTTTCATTCCGCTTGCCTTCATTGTTTTTGTGAGCGACCCCGTCATCGCAAGAGGAAATAAAATTGGAATATGTGTATGTATGTAATTATCGTTTGGTGCTTATGCATTGGCATTCCTATCGGACAAGATCCTCAAGGGTGCAAGCTTAGTAAAAAGAATAAATAATATCTATAAATAATATCAAATTGGTGAATATACCCAGAAATATATTCCCCCAATTCAAGACATCGTCTATAGAAGATTATTGGAAGGCTATATTCGTCCGATGTTAAGCAAGATGAATTTCTTTGAAAAGGCCAAGTAAATCGTGCGTGCAACAAAGACGAATAACATTAGTTCCATAAACGAAAATGGATATGACTGGCCAAAATAATTCGCATGCATGAATCAACTATAAATCCAATATGAACCGCTGTCTGATATTAGTAGGAGAAATTACATGATTGATGAAAACTTCCTGTTGGAAATTAAGCACAACATCGGCTTTAGGCCCGTGTTTCATGATGATTACATCCCATCTTTCGTAATGGACTCTGATAACCTTGTGATGAAATTCCAAATTTTGAAAGAACACGCCCGTAATTTTACGAACGTCGATTTTAATAAAGATGTATTATTTACGGTAATATTCCGGAAAATCCAAGATCTTTTGTTTGAAACGGATGGGTTTTGCAACGATGTGACTTGCCTAATTTTCGATTTCTCTATTAAAAAGAAAGAAGAAAGATATCATGTAGAAATAGAGCCGAGTTGCGGGCTCTATATGAATTTTACAGCCGAATCATTCGAAATAACGAGGTGAACCATTTCGCCCGCGTAGGAAACGACTGAAAATCCATTTATACAACGAAGGAGGAAATCCAATGGACGACTCAAAAGATATCCTAATATCCGACTTTGGGAACAATTATCATTTTGAAATGCGCGACATCCGTGTTTTTTATGATACAAAGGTATATAATGCGTCAATGATAATCGCAGTTAAGAACGAGTTCCTTCAATGCGTATCAGAATCATATGTTTTTCACGAAAAAAATTTGTTAGCATTTCTCTCCAAACTACAGAATATCTATGACAACTTGTCTGGCGAAGCTCATCTTGAATCGGTAGAAGCTGGTAAATGTATTCTACATGCCAGCGCTAATAATTTAGGATATATCATTATATCTGGTAAACTGGAAGATTTATCACATGAGAACTCATGCAAATTTACAATCCCACTAGATCAGACCTGTTTTGAAGGTAAAAAATTAACCATAAAATAGGCATTGTAATGCAAGGGATAATTGCATGAAACGACTGAAAATCCATGTGTCGCCAGTCCAATTCTGGCCTGGACCACCTTCTTTAGCACAGAACAAGCCCTTTCGGGGGCTTTTTGTATCTGGGGGGGTGGGTGGTGGTGGGATTTCACCGCCGGCGGAGATTGACTGATTCTTATGAGTTTTTATGTGAAGGGTCTGAAAAAAATCGTAACGGAATATGCTTCTATTTTTAGCCATTCATATATTAATTTTTAATTTGCACAGATGTGTGCTACATAATTAAGATATTAATTATATGTGGCACAAATAAAATGTGCTACAAACATAAAAAATATTGATTTTGTAGAGCATAAATGTTATGATTATAACAGGTGATAATATGAGTATCCTGAAAAGCGTTTTGGAAGAAGAACTAGAGCGAAACCTAAGAAATCAAAAAAAATACATGGAAATGTTGAGCAACTTGCCCAAGGGAAGTATTTTTATTTCAAACAGAAACGGTAAACAGTATTTCTATAGAAAAAATAGAGTTGGGGTAAAAGTAACCAATGAGTATATATGTGCATTAAGTGACAACAAAAGAGCAAATGAAGAGATACAAAGATCAGAAGACTATTCTCGAGTGCTTATGAACCTAAAGCTAGCCAAAAAGGATGAATTAAGACTGCGAAAGGCGTTAAAGGCATATGAATAAGAATTATGAAGACGAATTACAGAATATCATTAAGACTTTTGGGGAATGTGGAATTTTGGACAACATTATCATCATAGGATCTTGGGCCACATATTTTTATGTCAAGATATTTGAGGGGTTCATCCCGAGCATTCGGACCCTAGATATGGATTGCTATGTGCCTATGAACAAAAAGATAAGTGTGAAAAAAAGCGTTAAGGAAGCACTAATGCCGATAAATTATGATCAAATATTTGATACTGGAACCGGGAAAAACAAATTTATCTCCCCGAACGGATTTGAAATCGAGTTTCTAACAAAATTAAGAAGAGATCAAGGCTCGGTGGTAAAAATTGATTCTTTGGGAGTCAACGCCGAACAACTGGGAAATCTGGACATTTTTGACAGCGGACATTTAGAAGTTGATTTTGAAGGATATAGTGTAAAAGTCGCAAGTCCTTCAGCCTATGTCATACAGAAAATCCTTATTTCGGAGAAACGGTCTAATGAAAAATATCACAAAGATCTTGAATCAATTCGGTTAGTATATGAAGAAATTATTAAGAACGGTTCACATATGTCTGATTTCATTGAATTGGTGAATTCGATGGGAAAAGGTTCTGGAAAAAAGTACAACGATTACGTTATTAAGAACCATCTTAATTTTTACCAAAAGAAATAGTTCGGACAAACACTAGTCTGAATGTTTTCTTGCCTGAAACGACTTAAAATCCATATATCGCCACTTCGATTCCGGTCAAAACCACCATCATGTCATAAAACGAAG encodes:
- a CDS encoding GSU2403 family nucleotidyltransferase fold protein — protein: MNKNYEDELQNIIKTFGECGILDNIIIIGSWATYFYVKIFEGFIPSIRTLDMDCYVPMNKKISVKKSVKEALMPINYDQIFDTGTGKNKFISPNGFEIEFLTKLRRDQGSVVKIDSLGVNAEQLGNLDIFDSGHLEVDFEGYSVKVASPSAYVIQKILISEKRSNEKYHKDLESIRLVYEEIIKNGSHMSDFIELVNSMGKGSGKKYNDYVIKNHLNFYQKK